From a single Sediminibacterium sp. KACHI17 genomic region:
- a CDS encoding glycosyltransferase: protein MNEISVITICFNNLSDLQKTCQSVDAQTRPPEEHWIINGSTTEDIAQWLEQTPQPVYRKWINERDKGIADAFNKGIDKATCPITHLLNSGDTYAANDVVEVVHAFFQKHLSVQWISGNIQLTRGGEKVIVGKPFEKDKLYRGMRSVSHPTWFVKKEVYHRTGGYSGDYKIAMDYDMMCRLAHEPYLYLPKTIAIFDDTGISSSQYIKSLEENKKVYTKHFGPSLKLTVWQWRLRLLHQLLQSNFGLWLFRLKKKLGLENW, encoded by the coding sequence ATGAACGAGATCTCTGTCATTACCATCTGTTTCAATAACCTGTCAGATCTGCAAAAGACCTGCCAGTCAGTAGATGCCCAAACTCGTCCACCGGAAGAGCATTGGATCATCAATGGTTCTACAACAGAAGATATCGCTCAATGGCTGGAGCAGACACCTCAACCTGTCTACAGGAAATGGATCAACGAACGAGACAAAGGAATTGCGGATGCCTTCAATAAAGGGATCGATAAAGCAACGTGTCCCATCACTCATTTGCTTAATTCAGGTGATACTTATGCAGCAAATGATGTTGTAGAAGTGGTTCATGCATTCTTCCAGAAACATTTATCTGTTCAATGGATCAGCGGAAACATACAACTGACAAGGGGAGGAGAGAAAGTAATTGTAGGGAAGCCTTTTGAAAAAGACAAACTATATCGTGGTATGCGCAGTGTATCGCATCCTACTTGGTTTGTCAAAAAAGAAGTATATCATCGTACAGGTGGATACAGCGGTGATTATAAGATCGCAATGGACTATGATATGATGTGCCGACTGGCACATGAACCTTATCTGTATTTACCTAAGACCATTGCTATCTTCGATGATACGGGGATCAGCTCCTCGCAGTATATAAAATCATTGGAGGAGAATAAAAAAGTATATACCAAACATTTTGGTCCATCGCTGAAGTTGACAGTTTGGCAATGGCGTTTGAGATTATTGCATCAGTTGCTGCAAAGCAATTTTGGGCTATGGTTATTCCGCTTAAAAAAGAAACTTGGATTAGAGAATTGGTAG
- a CDS encoding glycosyltransferase family 9 protein: protein MNRIKGIIYDIIGLLARIGFRQKSAQKKLLIIRVDEIGDYMLWRNFLNEITAAGLYRDHEIHFCGNKSWKQLFERFDADTVQKSFWIDKTKFKKELGYRFRFLRMIYRQGYDTVINPTFSRDKRYDDSIVKAAAAKQRIGMVANTESIRSYEKGYDKHLYTRLFDYPERPVFEFFRNKLFTSFVTGIPSAVEDTRIPPALLETFEGLPQKYVVVFPGSRSASRIWPTANFIAVASHLFKTQGFTMVICGAAGDKKYTDAFCEAYTYPFVDLTGKTSLTAMLSVLHQASLLLSVDTGSVHLAAAVGCPVIGIFNGSQYKRFAPYPSTMAAHFYPCYPDAIEKDLADEHLVKSKYEFVIAEPYANVPVSKVIKAADLFFGR from the coding sequence TTGAACCGTATTAAAGGAATCATATACGACATTATCGGACTTCTCGCCAGGATTGGCTTTCGGCAGAAGTCTGCGCAAAAGAAACTACTTATTATACGGGTAGACGAGATCGGCGATTATATGCTATGGCGTAATTTTTTGAATGAGATCACAGCTGCCGGATTGTATCGTGATCATGAAATCCATTTTTGTGGCAACAAAAGCTGGAAGCAGTTATTTGAAAGATTTGATGCTGACACGGTCCAAAAATCATTCTGGATCGATAAAACAAAATTCAAAAAAGAATTAGGCTACAGATTTCGTTTTCTGAGGATGATCTATCGACAGGGGTATGATACTGTCATCAATCCGACCTTTTCAAGGGATAAAAGATATGATGACAGTATTGTAAAAGCTGCTGCTGCAAAGCAACGTATCGGAATGGTGGCTAATACGGAAAGTATACGATCGTATGAAAAGGGATATGACAAACATTTATATACTCGTCTTTTTGACTATCCGGAAAGACCGGTATTTGAGTTTTTTAGAAACAAACTGTTTACTTCATTCGTAACAGGTATCCCTTCAGCAGTAGAAGATACCCGTATACCACCAGCGTTACTCGAAACATTTGAAGGATTACCACAAAAATATGTGGTCGTTTTCCCCGGCTCAAGAAGTGCAAGTCGGATATGGCCAACAGCCAATTTTATAGCTGTGGCATCACATCTTTTCAAAACGCAAGGATTTACGATGGTGATTTGCGGTGCAGCCGGCGATAAAAAATATACCGATGCTTTTTGTGAGGCCTACACATATCCATTTGTGGATCTGACAGGCAAAACCTCATTGACAGCAATGTTGTCGGTATTACATCAGGCATCTTTATTACTCTCTGTGGACACCGGATCTGTGCATCTGGCAGCGGCTGTGGGATGTCCTGTAATTGGGATCTTCAATGGGTCGCAGTATAAAAGATTCGCTCCTTATCCGTCAACAATGGCTGCGCATTTCTACCCCTGTTATCCTGATGCAATAGAAAAAGATTTAGCAGATGAGCATCTTGTTAAAAGTAAGTATGAGTTCGTGATAGCAGAACCTTATGCAAACGTTCCAGTGTCAAAAGTGATCAAAGCGGCAGATCTTTTTTTCGGAAGATGA
- a CDS encoding FkbM family methyltransferase: MRKLIRSILNVFGYDVIKVNVHSEKKKKKIKKVLVGNYILEMPGNNPQISTYKYDPGANRQLGRLSACIANKYPSLSVLDIGANVGDTIAIIKSAIELPVIGIEGDDFAFEFLKKNTMSLKNVTLIKTFLGEKIESKRVAMEKTGWNTTLIPNEDQGEVVHFKTLDEVLGEEHLLNRTLKLLKIDCEGFDTIIIRGSAKLIREKRPVIYFEYNTTNMQAIGEEGLSTLLTLGEVGYKNVILFDNKGRYLLTVPIDQVNILEDLHRYAKEGDSCIAYYDVCLFHEDDKDLANQFIESENQLRS; the protein is encoded by the coding sequence ATGCGTAAACTGATCAGATCGATATTGAATGTTTTCGGATACGATGTTATCAAAGTAAATGTCCACAGCGAGAAGAAAAAGAAAAAGATCAAAAAGGTTCTCGTAGGTAATTATATTTTGGAAATGCCCGGCAACAACCCTCAGATCAGTACTTATAAATATGATCCGGGAGCCAACAGACAATTGGGGCGATTATCCGCCTGTATTGCCAATAAATATCCCTCTCTCTCTGTATTAGACATAGGTGCCAATGTGGGTGATACGATAGCCATTATTAAATCTGCCATTGAACTTCCTGTGATTGGTATTGAAGGCGATGATTTTGCTTTTGAGTTCCTGAAGAAAAATACCATGTCACTCAAAAATGTCACCCTGATCAAAACATTTTTAGGTGAAAAAATCGAAAGTAAGCGTGTTGCAATGGAGAAAACAGGTTGGAACACCACACTGATCCCTAATGAAGACCAGGGAGAGGTTGTACATTTTAAAACTCTGGATGAAGTTTTAGGCGAAGAACACCTGTTGAACCGTACCCTGAAATTATTGAAGATCGACTGTGAAGGATTTGATACCATCATTATCAGAGGTTCTGCAAAATTGATCCGGGAAAAAAGACCTGTGATCTATTTTGAATACAATACCACCAACATGCAGGCCATTGGAGAAGAAGGATTATCTACTTTATTGACATTGGGTGAAGTGGGATACAAAAATGTGATCCTGTTTGATAATAAAGGCCGCTATCTCCTAACTGTTCCTATTGACCAAGTGAATATATTGGAAGACCTTCATCGTTATGCAAAAGAGGGCGATAGCTGTATTGCCTACTATGATGTTTGTTTGTTCCATGAAGACGATAAAGATTTGGCTAATCAGTTTATCGAATCAGAAAATCAACTGCGTTCTTAG
- a CDS encoding methyltransferase domain-containing protein: MSLATILERKIKGTLSRWFGIQFISPSETSKVRHWVLPYCNGKGCDIGFGGDKIMKTNCDGIDFPQPYTHTGKDKVDIGVDVINNEIPVPDNTYDYVYTSHLIEDFTDTGDALRKFIRILKSGGNLILVFPDQPKYEVYCKEMGIPMNPYHIHANMGYDLMLERMNEISGISYEILFSSNCEIDYNVVIVLKVTKL; this comes from the coding sequence ATGAGCCTTGCAACCATACTCGAAAGAAAAATAAAAGGAACCCTTAGTCGTTGGTTCGGAATACAATTCATCTCCCCTTCTGAAACATCCAAAGTAAGACATTGGGTACTTCCTTATTGCAACGGTAAAGGCTGTGATATTGGATTTGGAGGCGATAAGATCATGAAGACAAATTGTGATGGAATTGATTTCCCACAACCTTATACGCATACAGGAAAAGATAAAGTAGATATTGGTGTAGATGTTATCAATAATGAGATACCGGTTCCGGATAATACTTATGATTATGTATACACCAGTCATCTGATCGAGGATTTTACCGATACGGGTGACGCATTGAGAAAATTTATCCGCATTCTGAAATCTGGAGGTAATCTCATTTTGGTGTTCCCTGATCAGCCTAAATATGAAGTCTACTGTAAAGAAATGGGGATACCGATGAACCCTTATCATATCCACGCAAATATGGGCTATGATCTGATGCTGGAAAGAATGAATGAAATTTCCGGGATCAGTTATGAGATCCTTTTCAGCAGTAATTGCGAGATCGATTATAATGTTGTGATCGTTTTGAAAGTGACCAAACTTTAA
- a CDS encoding glycosyltransferase, with amino-acid sequence MKTPLQISVVICTYNRAAYIPDALKSLSVQSLHKEAFEVIIVNNNSTDDTEEVCKNCIERYAETNIIYTVEHNQGASFARNTGAKLAQSPLLCFMDDDAIAEPDYLFRITEFFRLHPDAGGLGGRIIPKYIPAEPKWMSHFVSSMVGNFDYAPSVSVFKPGKYPLESNMIVPKVLFDEIGGFNTALPGVKGTLRIGGEGKEFFLRLQSRNAIIYYDPQIIVHHIVETAKLTPAYLYRVASGYGRGEKVRTLQISKMSYCLKILEYLFKLGASLVLGLGYTFKGQPAKSWPVIRFRIDALKGLLDFS; translated from the coding sequence ATGAAAACGCCCTTACAAATATCAGTGGTCATCTGTACCTATAATAGGGCTGCCTATATCCCCGACGCTTTGAAGAGCTTATCAGTTCAATCACTTCACAAAGAGGCATTTGAAGTGATCATCGTTAATAACAACTCAACAGATGATACAGAAGAGGTCTGTAAAAACTGTATTGAACGGTATGCTGAGACGAATATTATTTATACCGTTGAACACAACCAAGGAGCTTCTTTTGCGAGAAATACAGGCGCTAAGCTTGCTCAATCACCTCTGTTATGCTTTATGGATGATGATGCCATTGCAGAGCCGGATTATCTGTTCCGAATCACTGAATTCTTTCGGCTTCACCCAGATGCAGGTGGATTGGGTGGACGAATCATCCCAAAATATATCCCTGCAGAACCCAAGTGGATGAGTCATTTTGTTTCATCTATGGTAGGCAACTTTGATTATGCACCCTCTGTAAGCGTTTTCAAACCCGGTAAATATCCGCTCGAATCGAATATGATTGTTCCTAAAGTATTGTTTGATGAGATCGGAGGCTTCAACACGGCATTACCCGGTGTTAAAGGAACGCTGAGGATCGGTGGCGAAGGAAAAGAATTTTTTCTAAGACTGCAGTCGCGGAATGCTATCATTTATTATGATCCGCAGATCATCGTTCATCACATTGTTGAAACCGCAAAACTGACACCAGCATATCTGTATCGTGTGGCTAGCGGATATGGCAGAGGCGAAAAGGTAAGGACTTTGCAGATCAGTAAGATGTCCTATTGCCTGAAAATACTCGAGTATCTTTTTAAACTCGGAGCATCGTTGGTATTAGGCTTGGGATATACCTTCAAAGGACAACCTGCTAAATCCTGGCCGGTGATACGATTCAGGATCGATGCATTAAAAGGATTATTGGATTTCAGCTAG
- a CDS encoding glycosyltransferase, with the protein MNNPVVLGIVSYAVFPARMGGQKCVQGFYEHLAKETKLILAVAKKNQTDTVPGAQVENFLFDHWKGPFNIFYTFHLTKLIRRHKVNVIIIEHSYFGWLGLLLRWLTGVPFVIRSHNIEAHRFRDMQRLFWKSYHNYEKFVHRKANHNFFITEEDQHYAIDSWQLDPKNCTVITYGVKPESGLDTSKPVLRRRIMEYFKISNNSLLFLFNGTLNYTPNTDALHIIVYELLPRLREKKLSFKIFICGSDLSEQWEIVLKEQPEIIHCGFVDDINVFMIGTDCSINPVTLGGGIKTKLVEALACHQTVITTATGVKGLLPSLTGDKVKVVPDYEWTLFANAMSNLNPYHQSMTPDAFLEHHNWGNIIAKALVSLRSL; encoded by the coding sequence ATGTGTGCAAGGATTTTATGAGCATTTGGCGAAAGAAACCAAGCTCATATTGGCTGTTGCTAAAAAAAATCAAACAGACACTGTACCCGGTGCTCAGGTAGAGAATTTTCTTTTCGATCACTGGAAAGGACCATTCAACATCTTTTACACCTTTCATTTAACAAAGCTCATCCGCAGGCACAAAGTGAATGTGATCATCATAGAGCATTCTTATTTCGGATGGCTGGGATTATTACTCAGATGGCTTACAGGCGTACCCTTTGTGATTCGCTCACACAATATTGAAGCACATCGCTTCAGGGATATGCAACGCCTGTTTTGGAAAAGCTATCACAACTATGAAAAATTTGTGCACCGAAAGGCAAACCACAATTTTTTTATAACGGAAGAAGATCAGCACTATGCGATCGATAGCTGGCAACTCGATCCGAAAAATTGCACCGTGATCACCTATGGGGTAAAACCTGAATCAGGTTTAGATACCAGTAAACCTGTTTTACGTAGGCGAATTATGGAGTATTTTAAGATCTCTAATAACAGCTTATTGTTTTTATTCAATGGCACACTCAATTATACGCCCAATACAGATGCACTTCATATCATAGTGTATGAATTGCTTCCAAGATTGAGAGAAAAGAAATTATCCTTTAAAATTTTTATCTGTGGAAGCGATCTTTCCGAACAATGGGAGATCGTTTTGAAAGAACAACCAGAGATCATTCATTGTGGATTCGTGGATGATATCAATGTTTTTATGATCGGTACCGATTGCTCCATCAATCCGGTGACACTGGGTGGAGGAATCAAAACAAAACTGGTGGAAGCATTGGCCTGTCACCAAACAGTGATCACAACTGCTACAGGCGTGAAGGGGCTTCTTCCTTCATTGACAGGCGACAAAGTAAAAGTTGTTCCGGATTATGAATGGACCTTATTTGCCAATGCCATGAGTAATTTGAACCCCTATCATCAATCGATGACACCCGATGCTTTTCTTGAACACCACAACTGGGGAAATATAATAGCAAAAGCACTTGTATCTTTGCGCAGTTTATGA